The nucleotide window TTAGCAAAAGCTGGTGGCTTGGACTAGTGAACGCGGAGAAGAGATGTATGCCGTGTTCCTGTGTTGTATTCACCAGATGTCGAAATTACTGAAACATTTTCTAAGGGTATCCCGTCTGTAGGAATGAAGAGGTAAAAAATAGGCTTTACTAATCATATGGAGGTGCCAGGAAATGAAACATAAAAAAGGATTGGCTGCAACACTTGCGCTCTGCGTTTCTTTGACAGCAGGAGGTGCATCGGTACTCGCTTTTTCAGATGTGAAGGATGAAGGACAGAAGTCGGTTGTGGATTCTTTGAAATCAAAAGGCATTGTTAACGGAGTAACGGCGGATCTGTTCCGTCCAGATCTTGCATTGTCCGAGCCTCAGGGTGTTCAACTGATTGTGAATGCATTTGGTCTGAAAAATGCATACGCTGCGTCTTCCGCTCAGGATAAAATTAGCCCGGACACGTGGTATGCCGATGCTGTTCAAGCGGCTACGCAAAATGGATTGTCCGTTCCGGTAGAAGTGAACCCGCAGGGCAAGATGACACGTGAGCAGTTTGTTATTTTGCTGCATGAAGGAATTAACACAACCGGCAATTATCCGGTGATCATGTTGTATAATGGTATCAAGGACGAAAATAAAATCGGTAAGGACGCCAAATCTGCAGTCCAGAACCTGCTGAACATGAACATCATTGAACTGGATAAGGACGGTAACTTCCGTCCAGATCAGTCGCTTACCCGTATGGAGGCTGCAAGCATGATCTTCAATGCACTTGAATTTGTAGATAAACACGGCAATGGCGGCTCAGCAGAGCCAGCTCCAACCACTCCAGGTGAAGGCCAGCAAGCGATCGTACCTGAAGTGACAACGACGAAGGTTGATGACAAAACAACTAAAGTTAAACTCAGTGCTGAAATGCCTCACCCTGGTTATGGATTGAAGATTGATGATGTAAAATTGGAGAAGGATGGACGTGCCATCGTGCTCTATTCCATTATTCAACCTGATCCGGACATGATGTATCCGATGGTTATCACGAATGTGACTGCAGAAACGGATATCCCAACAGGCTATACGGCAGAAGCTCAGCCTTCTGGCAAGTAATCTATTTTTCTAAACAGAATATAGCTTAACTTAAAAACCCACTCTTCATGCGTACATGGAGGGTGGGTTTTCCGTTGCTGAGGGTTATTCTTCCAGCGGTTTATAGTCAAACCAATCAAAACTTGCAGGAGTGCGTTCCCCCGAGGGATCGTAGGCATACATGGCTATAATCACACCTGTGAAGCCACTTGCCACTTCGGTAGACAACAGATGGGTTTCACCCGAACCTACTTCGATGGCATCGGATGAGCCTTGCTGGTAGAGGAACGTAAAGTGATTCCGGTCGGCCTTGATCTGTAAAACAATCGGACCCTGCTCACAGTCAAGCATCTGTTCAGTTCGTAGAGAACCGACAGTTCGTCGTAGGATGATTTTTTTCTGGCCGTCGATCTGTGTTACAGCCAAGTCATAATGATATTTATTATTCATAAATACAGTTAATCCGGCTTCACCGCCGCTCGCACCTGGCTCATAATGCAGCTCGGCAGCCATGTTGCATAAGAAATGGCTCAAGCGACGCCCGACAAAGGCTGGATTTTGTCCATCATCGAGCGAAACTGAATGACCCCGCAGGATGAGTTGCCCGGGATTTTCTGTGAGCGTCCAACTATCCGGAGCCGGGTTCCGCAAGAAGATCCAGTTCATGTTCAATGTTGGTTCGTCAAAATGATCCCGTATAGCCTGAGGTGACCAAGGATGCTCAGGCAACGAAGGTCTGGTCATCTCCGGCTGAATATGTCCGTCCACACCGATTATCGGCCAGTTATCTTCTGTCCACGTGACAGGGGCCAGGAAGGTCTCGCGCCCCAGATGGTGTCGCATGGGGTAACCTGCCGGACGAAGGCCCAGACATACGGCCCACCAGCTTCCATCCTGGATCTGGACAAGGTCTGCATGACCCGTTGCATGGATACTGGATTTCATGCTTCGATTGGACAGAATCGGATTATGAGGGCACGGTTCAAATGGTCCGTATGGATCTGTGCTTCGAGCAACGGTCTCCATGTGACCATACTCCGTTCCACCTTCGGCGATCATCAAATAGTAGAAGTCATTTATTTTGTACAGGTGGGGAGCTTCGGGGGCTGCTCCTCCGGTTCCGGTCCAGATCAATCGGCTATTGGTTAGTCTGGCTCCGGTCGTGATGTCTATCTCGCACTGATAGATGCCCTCGCCTTCATCCCCATTACAGGCCGTTTGAAAATACACACGACCATCTTCATCAAATAGAAAAGAGGGATCTATACCATCTTGATCAACAAAGATGGGAGTAGACCATGGCCCTTCGGGTTGGGTGCTACGTACATATAGATTTCCGCCGCCGCTGACATTGGTTGTTGTCATATAGAACCAGCCATCATGATACCGGAGTGTTGGAGCATAAATACCGCCAGAGCTGCCTGCATTCGCTAGAGGAAGTTGTTCTGGGGTAGTAAGGATATGACCGATCTGACGCCAGTTCACAAGGTCTTTACTGTGGAAGAGGGGTACACCCGGGAAGTATTCAAAGGTACTAGTCACCAGATAAAAGTCTTCATCTACACGGCAGATACTTGGATCTGGATAAAAACCCGGAATCACCGGATTAGTATATTTCATCATGTTATACTCCTATTCATTGTGAGAGTTTAGTACGAATCTGGACACATTGAGAATCCCTGCTACAAGGCGAATTATAACGCTTTTTAGTATATGGAACCTTGATTTTTCGGTCCTGGAATAGCATGATATAGACATTCAACCCAACTATGTTCGCGGAGGGGAATGCTTTTGAGTAATGCATATTTGAGATGGTTTACTTCAGACCATCAACAATTTCCGTTTTTTATTCAGTACGGTGGACATGTTGAGGACATGGAGCTTCATAATCATATGGATTTTACGGAACTTGTGATTGTTCTGAATGGTCATGCAACCCATGTGGTGAACACCGAGGAATTTTTTATTAAAAAAGGAAACGCGTTTGTCATCAATGGTGACACCCATCATGCGTATAAAGACCCTCATGATTTTAGGATCTGTAACGTGATGTTCAGTCCCGAGATGCTTGCTTCGGCTGGGCCTGATCTTAGGAAATCCAACGGCTTCCAGGCACTGTTTGTTTTGGAACCGTTTTATCGCAATACCCACTCATTTCCGAGTAAACTGGCGTTATCCATTTCCAGTCTGGAGTATGTCGAATCGTTGATATCGTTCATGATTGAGGAGTATCACAGTAAACAGCAAGGCTATCAGACGATGCTGATCTCACGTCTAACGGAGATGGTTGTATATTTGTCGAGGCAATATGATACGCAGGAAAAGGGCATTGAGGGCAATAATTTGATGCATCTGGCGAATGCCATTTCATATATTGAGGATCATTATCTGGAGCCATTGTCGCTGGAGGACATTGCGGGGAAGTCGAACATCTCGATAAGGCATCTGAATCGGATTTTTCGATCCTATTATCAGATGACTCCGATCTCTTATCTGCAGAAGTTGCGTCTGGAAAAGGCTTGTCATCTATTGAAAAACGGGAACCTGTCCATTACGGAAATTTCGTATGAATGCGGGTTTAACGACAGTAATTATTTCACCCGCCAGTTTAAGAAAGCCTTTGGAGAGTCTCCCAAAACATACAGGCAAAATCATTAATATGGGAAACAACAAAATAGGGCCTCCGCATAGGGAAGCCCTGTTTAATGTTTTTCAGAGACACGCTAATAGTTCAAAAGGCGACCATTATCATGCCACTGACCGTACATTTTATTTTCCTTCGTATTGGTTATGAATTTATCCAATCTCTTCTGGAATAATGCTGGCTGATTCTTAACACTTTGGATCGTATCGATCCGAACGTTTTGATACAGGGTAGGGAAGGACAGGAAGTTCGTATAAACCCGTTGGTCCTCTTTCAGCCTTTGTTCGATCACACCATCAATAATGAAAGCATTCAGGTCCATCACAGGAAGAACCTTTCTGCCCTTGTCATGCATCAAGCCCAACTTTTCAAGACGGCGGACACGTTCCTTGTTCAATTCAGTCCAAGAGCTTCGTTTGCTTCGGGGAGATAATCTCTGTGCTAATTGGGTCTCGGATATTTTCTTTTTGACACCATCGATCCATCCGAAACATAACGACTCTTCAACCACGTCCAAGTACAGCAGGGTATCCGAAGTTGGTTTCATGCTCACAATCACCCAACAAGAATTCTGGACTTTTCCGTGCTCTTGCAACCAATTTCTCAATTCTTCCCTCGATGTCACGGGGATACAATGTACATTTTCCATCGAATCGTTGTCTATACTTGAGCCGGTTCTTGATACCAAAAGAGTGAATAGTCGTTCATGATGGAGGCGTGCCCCAATTGACGCAGCATAGTAGATACATTGCCTCGGTGGTAGGTCCCGTGATTGACCAGATGGAATACCATTTCCGATAAGCTGGTTTCGCGTACTCCGGCAAATGGGTTATTGAGTAGAACGGTTTGTTCCAGATCATCTTGGCCTTGGAGGCACTCACTGTATTGTACCGACAATTCGGCAAAACATTGGATGTACTCATCAATTGAACCGTGTATCTCACTATTGAGAGGTATGCATGCTTGCAGCGCCTCGGGCATACCTGTGCCGGTTAACACCAGGTACCACATCTTATCCACGGCATAGATATGGCTGAGGGCATGAGCGATGGTTGGAAACGAACTATTCACTTCCTGACTCAGTACAGAAGCGGGCAGTTCCTTGATTCTGCTCAAGATGGTTTGAGTGGCCCATGAGTGGTAGTTATACATCTGCTCCGGATGATTCATTAATAATTGTCTCCTTTAATTTGGCGGTGGATTGGGTTACTTACTGAGACGATTATAAAAAAAGAAGTATGACAACAGCGTGTCATACTTCTTCATAGAGCTTGAGTGCGTTTTGAAGTTGTTCTTTCAGAATGCCACGTAATTCAATCGGTTCAAGCACCTCGGCGCCACTGCCCAAACTAAGTAGAAACGACCATAACCACTTGGCATGTAACGGCTGATGGACCCGGATATGCATCGTCATACTTCCATCCTCGTGAAATTGCTTATCCGCTTGTTGAAAATGATCCATAGCTTCCGCGAGTGCTTCCGGTTTCACTAGAAATACAACATCACTGATCTGGTCTTGCCATGATGGATCTGACACAACAGTCGCCTGAGGAAGCTCCAGATGTGGTTGAAAGTGTTCCGATGTCAGGTGCACGTTCATCATCCGGGACAGTCGAAACTCCCGATAATCCTGCCTTGTCTGGCAAAATCCATAAACGTACCAATTACGATATTTAAAATGAAGTCTTACTGGTTCCAGATGGCGGGTTATATGTTCATTTTTCGTATTGATGTAGTCAAAACGC belongs to Paenibacillus sp. FSL H8-0079 and includes:
- a CDS encoding glycoside hydrolase family 43 protein, yielding MKYTNPVIPGFYPDPSICRVDEDFYLVTSTFEYFPGVPLFHSKDLVNWRQIGHILTTPEQLPLANAGSSGGIYAPTLRYHDGWFYMTTTNVSGGGNLYVRSTQPEGPWSTPIFVDQDGIDPSFLFDEDGRVYFQTACNGDEGEGIYQCEIDITTGARLTNSRLIWTGTGGAAPEAPHLYKINDFYYLMIAEGGTEYGHMETVARSTDPYGPFEPCPHNPILSNRSMKSSIHATGHADLVQIQDGSWWAVCLGLRPAGYPMRHHLGRETFLAPVTWTEDNWPIIGVDGHIQPEMTRPSLPEHPWSPQAIRDHFDEPTLNMNWIFLRNPAPDSWTLTENPGQLILRGHSVSLDDGQNPAFVGRRLSHFLCNMAAELHYEPGASGGEAGLTVFMNNKYHYDLAVTQIDGQKKIILRRTVGSLRTEQMLDCEQGPIVLQIKADRNHFTFLYQQGSSDAIEVGSGETHLLSTEVASGFTGVIIAMYAYDPSGERTPASFDWFDYKPLEE
- a CDS encoding YdeI/OmpD-associated family protein; the encoded protein is MENVHCIPVTSREELRNWLQEHGKVQNSCWVIVSMKPTSDTLLYLDVVEESLCFGWIDGVKKKISETQLAQRLSPRSKRSSWTELNKERVRRLEKLGLMHDKGRKVLPVMDLNAFIIDGVIEQRLKEDQRVYTNFLSFPTLYQNVRIDTIQSVKNQPALFQKRLDKFITNTKENKMYGQWHDNGRLLNY
- a CDS encoding DinB family protein codes for the protein MNHPEQMYNYHSWATQTILSRIKELPASVLSQEVNSSFPTIAHALSHIYAVDKMWYLVLTGTGMPEALQACIPLNSEIHGSIDEYIQCFAELSVQYSECLQGQDDLEQTVLLNNPFAGVRETSLSEMVFHLVNHGTYHRGNVSTMLRQLGHASIMNDYSLFWYQEPAQV
- a CDS encoding S-layer homology domain-containing protein; protein product: MKHKKGLAATLALCVSLTAGGASVLAFSDVKDEGQKSVVDSLKSKGIVNGVTADLFRPDLALSEPQGVQLIVNAFGLKNAYAASSAQDKISPDTWYADAVQAATQNGLSVPVEVNPQGKMTREQFVILLHEGINTTGNYPVIMLYNGIKDENKIGKDAKSAVQNLLNMNIIELDKDGNFRPDQSLTRMEAASMIFNALEFVDKHGNGGSAEPAPTTPGEGQQAIVPEVTTTKVDDKTTKVKLSAEMPHPGYGLKIDDVKLEKDGRAIVLYSIIQPDPDMMYPMVITNVTAETDIPTGYTAEAQPSGK
- a CDS encoding YafY family protein gives rise to the protein MKLERLISIIYKLLNHEVLSASTLAEEFQVSPRTIYRDIDVICAAGFPVVSHQGLKGGYGMMDGYKMDKSLLGSYDVDALITVLSSLSTVFEDARAQGTIERLQTIGPEHQNPSLSVDLETRRTEPDALPHLRTGITKHQVVRFDYINTKNEHITRHLEPVRLHFKYRNWYVYGFCQTRQDYREFRLSRMMNVHLTSEHFQPHLELPQATVVSDPSWQDQISDVVFLVKPEALAEAMDHFQQADKQFHEDGSMTMHIRVHQPLHAKWLWSFLLSLGSGAEVLEPIELRGILKEQLQNALKLYEEV
- a CDS encoding helix-turn-helix domain-containing protein; the encoded protein is MSNAYLRWFTSDHQQFPFFIQYGGHVEDMELHNHMDFTELVIVLNGHATHVVNTEEFFIKKGNAFVINGDTHHAYKDPHDFRICNVMFSPEMLASAGPDLRKSNGFQALFVLEPFYRNTHSFPSKLALSISSLEYVESLISFMIEEYHSKQQGYQTMLISRLTEMVVYLSRQYDTQEKGIEGNNLMHLANAISYIEDHYLEPLSLEDIAGKSNISIRHLNRIFRSYYQMTPISYLQKLRLEKACHLLKNGNLSITEISYECGFNDSNYFTRQFKKAFGESPKTYRQNH